In a genomic window of Arachnia rubra:
- a CDS encoding DHA2 family efflux MFS transporter permease subunit: MNQPESAVPSNAWRSLWAMVAGFFMILVDSTIVTVATPTIMTELGADVAAVVWVSSAYLLAYAVPLLITGRLGDRFGPKQIYLLGLIVFTLASLACGLTNTVEMLVMARVVQGLGASLMTPQTMAVITRLFPPHQRGKAMAIWGATAGLAMLVGPLLGGLLIGMLGWEWIFFINVPIGVVGYIAAARLVPDLEKNRHRFDWLGVVLSGAGLFCIVFSLQEATSHDWGVIYGPISVTSLLITGVLLLVVFVLWQWRNPDEPLMPLALFKDRNFSVANLAIALVGLTSVATPYPLMMWAQQARGLTPLAAALMNAPAAVVTLVVSNWTGRLVNQVHPRYLTVTGALVWSGSLLATAHFLDMTTPVWVPIATMTLTGAAGSLVFSPLSSSATANLPPMRAGAGSGVYNSTRQVGSVLGSALIATVMSALLLTHVGSEPGQEEAIPETAREGIAAAMSTTLLLPAASIFLVAVIACFLERPQHQRLALEARKKA, translated from the coding sequence ATGAACCAACCCGAGTCCGCTGTGCCCTCCAACGCCTGGCGGTCGCTGTGGGCCATGGTGGCGGGGTTCTTCATGATTCTCGTCGACAGCACGATCGTCACGGTCGCGACTCCGACGATCATGACTGAGCTGGGCGCGGACGTCGCCGCCGTGGTGTGGGTCTCCAGCGCCTACCTGCTGGCCTATGCGGTGCCGCTGCTGATCACTGGGCGGCTCGGCGACCGGTTCGGGCCCAAGCAGATCTACCTACTCGGGCTCATCGTCTTCACCCTCGCCTCGCTGGCCTGCGGCCTGACCAACACCGTCGAGATGCTGGTCATGGCCCGGGTGGTGCAGGGCCTGGGCGCTTCTCTGATGACCCCGCAGACCATGGCCGTGATCACTCGGCTGTTCCCACCCCACCAGCGCGGCAAGGCGATGGCGATCTGGGGGGCGACCGCGGGCCTGGCGATGCTCGTCGGCCCGTTGCTGGGCGGCCTGCTGATCGGGATGCTCGGGTGGGAGTGGATCTTCTTCATCAACGTGCCGATCGGTGTGGTCGGCTACATCGCGGCCGCCCGGCTGGTCCCGGACCTGGAGAAGAACCGGCACCGGTTCGACTGGCTCGGGGTCGTGCTCTCCGGCGCGGGGCTGTTCTGCATCGTGTTCAGCCTCCAGGAGGCGACCAGCCACGACTGGGGCGTGATCTACGGGCCCATCAGCGTGACGTCGCTGCTGATCACGGGGGTGCTACTGCTCGTGGTGTTCGTCCTGTGGCAGTGGCGCAATCCGGATGAGCCGCTGATGCCCCTGGCACTGTTCAAGGACCGCAACTTCTCCGTCGCCAACCTGGCCATCGCCCTGGTCGGCCTGACCTCCGTCGCCACCCCGTACCCGCTGATGATGTGGGCTCAGCAGGCTCGCGGCCTGACCCCCCTGGCCGCGGCCCTGATGAACGCCCCGGCGGCTGTGGTCACCCTGGTGGTGTCGAACTGGACCGGACGGCTGGTCAACCAGGTGCATCCGCGCTATCTCACCGTCACCGGCGCCCTGGTGTGGTCGGGGTCGCTCCTGGCGACCGCGCACTTCCTCGACATGACCACACCCGTGTGGGTGCCGATCGCCACGATGACCCTCACCGGCGCGGCAGGCAGCCTGGTGTTCAGCCCCTTGTCGTCGTCGGCGACCGCGAACCTGCCACCGATGCGCGCCGGCGCGGGCTCCGGGGTCTACAACTCAACCCGGCAGGTGGGCTCGGTGCTCGGCAGCGCGCTGATCGCGACGGTGATGAGCGCACTGCTGCTGACGCACGTCGGCTCGGAGCCAGGACAGGAAGAGGCGATCCCGGAGACGGCCCGGGAGGGAATCGCCGCCGCCATGTCGACCACCCTGCTGCTGCCCGCGGCCTCGATTTTCCTCGTCGCGGTCATCGCCTGCTTCCTGGAACGGCCACAGCACCAGCGTCTGGCCCTGGAAGCCCGCAAGAAAGCGTGA
- a CDS encoding dolichyl-phosphate-mannose--protein mannosyltransferase, translated as MVTTIEALEDGQLRDRLPGWLVAVGLAVFAFATRIYNLGFPGKIVFDETYYAKDAWGLLHSGYERQWLDTKQFGTDDKIAAGDLSGFTDNPAYVVHPPLGKWLIAIGEHFFGMTPFGWRFMSCVFGALLVFLTVRMARRLSRSTLVGAIAGVLLTFDGLAFTMSRIALLDIFQATFVLAAVAALIADRDWFRSHLARYLRTNNMESLQGAYGPLALLRPWRLVAGVMFGAACAVKWNSIYVVAVFGVLTVAWDIGARRLAGAGRRLNVTWLTWATASALMICATIVIGSRAGFPQAALLVGAVGGLILYAHVLGLWRSLLSDAPMAFLSTVVLAIPVYLASWTGWLTTSGGYLRDWGAKHPDDPVVRFLGPDLGALWNYHVSAYSFHTGETMMVKAEHPYEAHPLGWLVMVRPIGIDAQNDIQPGDQGCTADGTTCLRVISGIGTPILWWMAFAALIAGIWWWLGRRDWRFAVPVLGVLSVWLPWFQYADRPLFFFYAIVLLPFYVTGLAMALGKILGPAHHPRRRIRAVLAGVAVALVVLHFAFIYPILSDELLTRPEWLARMWFGTWI; from the coding sequence GTGGTGACGACTATCGAGGCTCTTGAAGACGGGCAGCTCAGGGACCGGCTGCCCGGATGGCTGGTGGCCGTCGGTCTCGCGGTCTTCGCCTTCGCAACCCGCATCTACAACCTGGGGTTTCCCGGGAAGATCGTCTTCGACGAGACCTACTACGCCAAGGACGCCTGGGGGCTGCTGCACTCCGGCTACGAGAGGCAGTGGCTGGACACCAAGCAGTTCGGCACCGACGACAAGATCGCGGCCGGGGACCTGAGTGGCTTCACGGACAATCCCGCCTATGTGGTACATCCGCCCCTCGGCAAGTGGCTGATCGCGATCGGTGAGCATTTCTTCGGGATGACGCCCTTCGGCTGGCGATTCATGTCCTGCGTCTTCGGGGCGCTGCTGGTGTTCCTGACGGTGCGGATGGCGCGGCGCCTGTCGCGTTCGACGCTGGTCGGCGCCATCGCGGGGGTGCTGCTCACCTTCGATGGCCTGGCATTCACCATGAGCCGGATCGCACTACTCGACATCTTCCAGGCAACGTTCGTGCTCGCCGCCGTGGCTGCGCTGATCGCCGACCGGGACTGGTTCCGCTCACACCTGGCCCGGTACCTGCGCACAAACAACATGGAAAGCCTGCAGGGCGCGTATGGTCCGCTTGCCCTGCTGCGGCCCTGGCGGCTCGTGGCCGGGGTAATGTTCGGCGCGGCCTGCGCTGTGAAGTGGAACTCCATCTACGTGGTCGCCGTGTTCGGGGTCCTGACGGTGGCCTGGGACATCGGTGCCCGCCGCCTCGCCGGCGCGGGCCGCAGGCTGAACGTCACCTGGCTCACCTGGGCCACGGCGTCGGCGTTGATGATCTGCGCCACGATCGTGATCGGTTCCCGCGCCGGTTTCCCCCAGGCTGCGTTGCTGGTCGGTGCCGTCGGCGGGCTGATCCTGTACGCCCACGTCCTGGGGCTGTGGCGGTCGCTGCTCAGCGACGCCCCCATGGCTTTCCTGTCGACGGTGGTGCTAGCGATCCCCGTCTATCTCGCCTCATGGACGGGCTGGCTGACGACCTCGGGCGGCTACCTGCGTGACTGGGGCGCGAAGCACCCGGACGACCCCGTCGTGCGGTTCCTGGGACCGGACCTGGGGGCATTGTGGAACTATCACGTGTCCGCCTACTCGTTCCACACCGGCGAGACCATGATGGTCAAGGCGGAACACCCCTACGAGGCCCACCCGCTGGGCTGGCTGGTGATGGTGCGCCCGATCGGGATCGACGCCCAGAATGACATCCAGCCAGGCGACCAGGGCTGCACCGCCGACGGCACCACTTGCCTGAGGGTGATCTCGGGAATCGGCACCCCCATCCTGTGGTGGATGGCCTTTGCCGCTCTGATCGCGGGGATCTGGTGGTGGCTGGGCCGCCGCGACTGGCGGTTCGCCGTCCCCGTCCTGGGCGTGCTGTCGGTGTGGCTGCCGTGGTTCCAGTACGCGGACCGTCCGCTGTTCTTCTTCTACGCGATCGTGCTGCTGCCGTTCTACGTGACGGGACTGGCGATGGCTCTGGGAAAGATCCTCGGCCCGGCGCACCATCCGAGACGCCGCATCCGTGCCGTGCTCGCCGGGGTCGCCGTCGCGCTGGTGGTCCTGCACTTCGCGTTCATCTACCCGATCCTCTCGGACGAGCTGCTGACCCGCCCTGAGTGGCTGGCGCGGATGTGGTTTGGCACCTGGATCTAA
- a CDS encoding TetR/AcrR family transcriptional regulator: MSSAQRREQLLTIAREVFAERGFEGTSVEEIAARAGVSKPVVYEHFGGKDGAYQAVVEKETTTLHAEIHAALTRPGAGPRETLERGALALLDYIDRCPDGFRILSRDSSLANPTGSFASILSEIATQVEDILRAEFPRLGHDPQYAHLYAQALVGLVAMTGQQWLDDREPERLVVARHLINLAWNGMAHLTPSPRLLVEVKDSRQ, translated from the coding sequence CTGAGCTCGGCACAGCGCCGCGAGCAGTTGCTCACCATCGCCCGGGAGGTGTTCGCGGAACGCGGATTCGAGGGGACCTCGGTGGAGGAGATCGCAGCCCGCGCCGGCGTCTCAAAGCCTGTGGTCTACGAGCATTTCGGAGGCAAGGACGGCGCCTACCAAGCTGTGGTCGAGAAGGAGACCACTACCCTGCACGCCGAGATCCACGCCGCCCTCACCAGGCCAGGTGCAGGCCCGCGGGAAACCCTGGAGCGCGGCGCCCTGGCTCTCCTGGACTACATCGACCGCTGCCCCGACGGGTTCCGCATCCTCTCACGGGATTCCTCGCTCGCAAACCCCACCGGCTCTTTCGCCTCCATCCTCAGCGAGATCGCCACCCAGGTCGAGGACATCCTGCGCGCCGAGTTCCCCCGCCTCGGACACGACCCGCAATACGCGCACCTGTATGCCCAGGCCCTGGTCGGGTTGGTGGCCATGACCGGGCAGCAGTGGCTGGATGACCGCGAGCCCGAACGACTCGTGGTGGCGCGGCACCTGATCAACCTGGCCTGGAACGGCATGGCGCACCTCACACCCAGCCCCAGGCTTCTCGTGGAGGTCAAGGACTCACGCCAGTAG
- the rsmI gene encoding 16S rRNA (cytidine(1402)-2'-O)-methyltransferase, with the protein MDPTRGVLVLAATPIGSHTHASPALREALVAADVIAAEDTRRLVTLLRRLGVVTGARVVSYFEGNEAARTTELVDVIAAGQRVVLVTDAGMPSVSDPGYRLVRACIDHDLPVTAVPGPSAVLTALAVSGLPCDRFCFEGFLPRKPGERRARLAALAAEERTMILFEAPHRLHEWLLDAADTFGPGRRAVVCRELTKPHEEIVRGCLAELAGWTADGVRGEVTVVVAGAEPVRAGMGDALDLVASRVADGEKLSQAVRAVADLLGISRKELYEAALAARKEGE; encoded by the coding sequence ATGGATCCGACCCGAGGCGTACTGGTGCTGGCTGCCACCCCTATCGGATCGCATACCCATGCCAGTCCTGCGTTGCGCGAGGCCTTGGTGGCTGCTGATGTGATCGCGGCTGAGGACACTCGCCGCTTAGTGACCTTGTTGCGTCGCCTTGGTGTGGTGACTGGGGCGAGGGTGGTGTCCTACTTCGAGGGCAACGAGGCTGCCCGGACCACGGAGCTGGTGGACGTGATTGCTGCCGGGCAGCGGGTGGTGCTGGTCACCGATGCCGGGATGCCCTCGGTCAGCGACCCGGGATACCGCCTCGTGAGGGCGTGCATCGACCATGACCTGCCGGTCACCGCCGTTCCCGGGCCCTCGGCGGTCCTGACCGCGCTCGCGGTCTCCGGGCTGCCCTGCGACCGGTTCTGCTTCGAGGGGTTCCTGCCCAGGAAACCGGGGGAGCGGCGCGCCCGGCTGGCGGCCCTGGCCGCGGAGGAGCGCACCATGATCCTGTTCGAGGCGCCGCACCGTCTCCACGAGTGGCTGCTGGACGCGGCGGATACCTTCGGCCCGGGGCGGCGCGCGGTGGTGTGCCGGGAATTGACCAAGCCCCATGAGGAGATCGTCCGGGGTTGCCTGGCGGAGTTGGCAGGCTGGACTGCGGACGGGGTCCGGGGTGAGGTGACCGTCGTCGTTGCCGGAGCCGAACCAGTCCGCGCCGGGATGGGGGACGCTCTTGACCTGGTGGCCTCCCGGGTCGCCGATGGTGAGAAACTGTCACAGGCAGTGCGTGCTGTGGCAGACCTGCTCGGGATCTCCCGCAAGGAACTTTACGAGGCCGCCCTGGCGGCCAGGAAGGAGGGCGAATGA
- the rsmA gene encoding 16S rRNA (adenine(1518)-N(6)/adenine(1519)-N(6))-dimethyltransferase RsmA — MPETGLLDPSSARRIAAGLDLRPTKQRGQNFVVDANTVRRIVALSGIGPDDVVLEIGPGLGSLTLGLLEVARAVTAVEIDDRLAGRLGTTVAQRLGPQAAARLDVVAADALAVTDLPGQAPTAVVANLPYNVSVPVLLHLLEHFPSWRRGLVMVQLEVADRLAAQPGSKVYGAPSAKLAWWASATRAGTVPPKVFWPVPNVDSGLVRLERHAPPETTATRQQVFAVIDAAFASRRKMLRAALSGLFGGSAAAAEAIESAGLDPQVRGEVLDVAAFAAIASRLADGAAATLGPDCG, encoded by the coding sequence ATGCCTGAGACCGGCCTGCTGGATCCCAGCTCGGCACGCCGGATCGCTGCTGGGCTGGACCTGCGGCCCACCAAACAGCGCGGCCAGAACTTCGTCGTCGACGCCAACACGGTGCGCCGCATCGTTGCCCTGTCTGGCATTGGACCTGATGACGTCGTCCTGGAGATCGGCCCTGGGCTGGGGTCGCTGACCCTCGGGCTGCTTGAGGTGGCTCGTGCGGTCACCGCCGTCGAGATCGATGACCGCCTGGCCGGCCGTCTGGGGACAACCGTCGCGCAGCGGCTCGGGCCACAGGCCGCGGCGCGGCTGGACGTGGTCGCTGCCGACGCGCTGGCCGTCACCGACCTGCCCGGCCAGGCGCCGACCGCGGTGGTCGCGAACCTGCCGTACAACGTGTCGGTGCCGGTGCTGCTGCATCTGCTTGAGCACTTCCCGTCCTGGCGGCGGGGCCTGGTGATGGTGCAGCTGGAGGTCGCGGACCGGCTGGCCGCGCAGCCCGGCTCCAAGGTCTACGGAGCGCCCAGCGCGAAGCTCGCCTGGTGGGCCTCGGCCACGCGCGCCGGCACTGTGCCCCCGAAGGTCTTCTGGCCGGTGCCCAACGTCGACTCGGGGCTGGTGCGGCTGGAGCGCCACGCCCCACCGGAGACCACGGCGACCCGGCAGCAGGTGTTCGCGGTGATCGACGCGGCCTTCGCGTCGCGCCGCAAGATGCTGCGGGCCGCGTTGTCGGGGCTGTTCGGCGGGTCAGCGGCGGCAGCGGAGGCCATCGAGTCGGCAGGCCTGGACCCGCAGGTCCGGGGCGAGGTCCTCGACGTCGCGGCCTTCGCCGCCATCGCGAGCAGGCTGGCGGATGGAGCCGCCGCGACGCTAGGCCCGGACTGTGGCTGA
- a CDS encoding MarR family winged helix-turn-helix transcriptional regulator — translation MDEVDEVMAAWHRERPDLATSPMAVWSRIHRLAALLDAARKRCFAEHGLDNWEFDVLAALRRAGEPYQLSPGQLLHQTHVTSGTMTNRVDRLCDRGLVTRHAAPSDGRSVVVGLTGAGRRAVDNALEALVELEESLLAGWSAGERESLAAMLRRLLA, via the coding sequence ATGGACGAGGTTGACGAGGTGATGGCCGCGTGGCACCGGGAACGTCCCGATCTCGCGACCTCGCCGATGGCGGTGTGGTCGCGGATCCACCGCCTGGCCGCCCTGCTCGACGCAGCCCGCAAACGCTGTTTCGCTGAGCATGGTCTGGACAACTGGGAATTTGACGTCTTGGCCGCCCTGCGGCGGGCTGGGGAGCCCTACCAGCTATCTCCGGGGCAGCTCTTGCATCAGACCCACGTCACCTCCGGCACCATGACCAACCGGGTGGACCGGCTGTGCGACCGTGGACTGGTGACCCGTCATGCCGCACCCAGCGACGGCCGTTCCGTCGTCGTCGGACTCACCGGGGCCGGCAGGCGTGCCGTGGACAATGCCCTGGAGGCCCTGGTCGAATTGGAGGAATCCCTCCTGGCTGGCTGGTCAGCCGGCGAACGGGAATCCCTGGCGGCGATGCTGCGCCGCCTACTGGCGTGA
- a CDS encoding 4-(cytidine 5'-diphospho)-2-C-methyl-D-erythritol kinase, with translation MAEVRVRVPAKVNLALNVGATGQDGYHALGTVFQAVSLFDELTARPLSTGEIRLSFRGEGAAGLPTDGTNLVTRAARLLAKTCGAEGAGADIRIHKRIPIAGGMAGGSADAAATLVACNQLWETGLSLQQLHGLAAQLGADVPFLLHGGTALGAGRGEKLTPVAVGGTFRWVLALSHHGLSTPAVFREFDRISSPQPTGIGPDLLAALADGDVPRLGKLLSNDLQQAAISLQPELAEVLRMGRDAGAAGAIVSGSGPTIAFLAGEAGTSDAIAERLLLSSRVRAVRRVCGPVPGAQVVG, from the coding sequence GTGGCTGAAGTGCGGGTGCGGGTGCCGGCGAAGGTGAATCTGGCGCTGAACGTTGGGGCCACCGGCCAGGACGGCTATCACGCCCTCGGCACGGTCTTCCAGGCTGTGTCGCTGTTCGACGAGCTGACCGCCCGGCCACTCAGCACCGGGGAAATCCGGCTGAGCTTCCGGGGTGAGGGAGCAGCGGGGCTGCCCACGGACGGCACCAACCTCGTGACCCGCGCCGCCCGGCTACTGGCTAAGACCTGCGGAGCCGAGGGTGCTGGTGCCGACATCCGGATCCACAAGCGCATCCCCATTGCGGGTGGCATGGCCGGAGGATCCGCCGACGCCGCCGCCACCCTCGTCGCCTGCAATCAGCTGTGGGAAACCGGGCTGAGCCTCCAGCAGCTCCATGGCCTCGCAGCCCAGCTCGGCGCCGACGTCCCCTTTCTGCTCCACGGAGGCACCGCACTGGGGGCCGGACGAGGTGAGAAACTGACCCCCGTGGCCGTTGGCGGCACCTTCCGGTGGGTGCTTGCCCTCAGCCACCATGGCTTGTCCACCCCGGCGGTTTTCCGGGAATTCGACCGCATCAGCTCGCCGCAGCCCACCGGCATCGGCCCGGACCTGCTGGCGGCGCTCGCCGACGGCGACGTTCCGCGTCTGGGAAAGCTGCTCAGCAACGACCTGCAGCAGGCTGCGATCAGCCTCCAGCCCGAACTGGCCGAGGTCCTGAGGATGGGACGCGATGCCGGAGCGGCCGGCGCCATCGTCAGTGGCTCCGGCCCGACGATCGCGTTCCTGGCCGGTGAGGCCGGGACATCCGATGCGATCGCTGAGCGGCTGCTGCTGTCCTCCAGGGTCCGTGCTGTCCGCAGGGTCTGTGGCCCAGTGCCTGGGGCTCAGGTGGTGGGGTGA
- a CDS encoding uracil-xanthine permease family protein produces MFGWKLHNNGILAPGAVVAPTERLSWGRTIGLGAQHVVAMFGATFVFPLLMGLNPQLAVMMSGIATLVFLFVVKHRVPSYLGSSASFVGVATAIYAAGGNPATLTGALFVVGLTLFMVGLIIHFAGARVIHRALPPVVTGAVVMLIGFNLAPVVAGTYWPQDPWLAFIVMLIVITLSVGLRGFPGRIAIFLSLVTGYILSWVFDLVFGPVQNAAADGTVTEKLRVDWSAVTSADWFGLPPVTDLASWQFGGTGNVVGFHLPQFSLGAIVIALPVVIALIAENTGHVKAVAEMTGENLDPLMGRAIAADGGGSMLATLVGAGPTTTYAENIGVMAATRVYSTAAYVVAALVAIGFGLSPKFGAVISATPGAVLGGICVVLYGMIGLLGAKIWKENHVDFGNPINLIPAAAGIIIGIGDVKLPIGPNLTLGGIALGTIVTVAVYHIAHAIAPRELREAVDGAGLIYDAPGFYDEDGDDPQEPADSGDERGDNDRR; encoded by the coding sequence ATGTTCGGCTGGAAGTTGCACAACAACGGAATCCTTGCTCCCGGGGCCGTGGTGGCCCCGACCGAACGACTCAGCTGGGGACGAACGATCGGGCTCGGCGCCCAGCACGTGGTCGCGATGTTCGGCGCCACGTTCGTGTTCCCCCTGCTGATGGGGCTCAATCCGCAGCTCGCGGTGATGATGAGCGGCATCGCGACGCTGGTGTTCCTGTTCGTCGTGAAACACCGCGTACCCAGCTACCTAGGCTCCTCGGCCTCGTTCGTGGGGGTCGCGACCGCGATCTACGCGGCCGGCGGCAACCCCGCGACCTTGACGGGCGCACTCTTCGTGGTCGGCCTGACCCTGTTCATGGTGGGGTTGATCATCCACTTCGCGGGGGCCCGGGTGATCCACCGGGCGCTGCCGCCGGTAGTGACCGGGGCCGTCGTGATGCTGATCGGCTTCAACCTGGCCCCGGTGGTCGCGGGGACGTACTGGCCGCAGGACCCATGGCTGGCGTTCATCGTCATGCTGATCGTGATCACGTTAAGCGTCGGGCTGCGTGGCTTCCCCGGGCGGATCGCGATCTTCTTGTCGCTGGTGACCGGCTACATCCTGAGCTGGGTCTTCGACCTGGTCTTCGGGCCCGTCCAGAACGCCGCCGCCGACGGCACCGTCACTGAGAAGCTGCGCGTCGACTGGTCGGCCGTGACCTCCGCGGACTGGTTCGGGCTGCCGCCGGTCACCGACCTGGCCAGCTGGCAGTTCGGCGGCACCGGCAACGTCGTCGGCTTCCACCTGCCGCAGTTCTCGCTCGGCGCCATCGTCATCGCCCTGCCGGTGGTGATCGCGCTGATCGCTGAGAACACCGGGCACGTCAAGGCGGTCGCGGAGATGACGGGCGAGAACCTCGATCCGCTGATGGGACGCGCCATCGCCGCCGACGGTGGCGGCTCGATGCTCGCGACCCTCGTCGGCGCCGGCCCCACCACCACCTATGCGGAGAACATCGGTGTGATGGCCGCCACGCGCGTCTACTCGACGGCCGCCTACGTGGTGGCTGCGCTGGTCGCCATCGGGTTTGGCCTGTCGCCGAAGTTCGGCGCGGTGATCTCCGCCACCCCGGGCGCGGTGCTGGGCGGCATCTGCGTCGTGCTGTACGGCATGATCGGCCTGCTCGGAGCGAAGATCTGGAAGGAGAACCACGTCGACTTCGGCAATCCGATCAATCTGATCCCGGCCGCGGCGGGCATCATCATCGGCATCGGCGACGTGAAGCTGCCGATCGGCCCGAACCTCACCCTGGGCGGTATCGCGCTGGGCACCATCGTGACGGTGGCCGTCTACCACATCGCCCACGCCATCGCGCCACGCGAGCTCCGGGAGGCTGTCGACGGCGCAGGCCTGATCTATGACGCGCCCGGCTTCTACGACGAGGACGGCGACGACCCCCAGGAACCAGCCGATAGCGGCGATGAGCGGGGGGACAACGACCGGCGGTAG
- a CDS encoding FAD-dependent oxidoreductase, with translation MVLDVVVIGASVAGLTAARRLATEGFSVAVLDPNPELVTAAIGHGVAACAHASTVATMAGAYGDGAAHEHVRRNLAGLEEIRGVAAAGALELTEVELHDHSLGVALDRELRRVQQLIAGGGAEVSLLTPELSSRACAGLRSAALLVDPGDYAQTLEAQTASTGARILHDVTVTRIRRGDGATEVAFRWNLAWSRDLEVMTAHAVVDTLGVSPWGAVAGIGQPQYVPALRLRGVAVPREVTLLAGPPVWLIRPIGGEVLLLGSKCARIQVQDAAVALSNWAATEFGATDSTPGQLIIDPSDHGRPVVGASAIPGGFYTRGNGRGELMNGTASGCYLAALLLGTGAARGVSLPWASKLRAGAGRLLKRRRPAG, from the coding sequence ATGGTGCTGGATGTGGTTGTGATCGGGGCCAGCGTCGCGGGTCTGACCGCTGCCAGACGCCTGGCCACAGAGGGCTTCTCCGTCGCTGTGCTCGACCCTAACCCGGAGCTTGTCACCGCAGCCATCGGGCATGGTGTCGCAGCCTGCGCGCATGCCAGCACGGTCGCGACCATGGCCGGGGCCTACGGGGACGGTGCGGCCCACGAGCATGTCAGGCGCAATCTCGCGGGACTCGAGGAGATCCGTGGAGTGGCGGCTGCAGGTGCCCTGGAGCTGACCGAGGTGGAGTTGCACGACCACTCCCTCGGCGTTGCCCTGGACCGGGAGCTTCGGCGGGTGCAGCAGCTCATCGCTGGCGGCGGGGCGGAGGTCTCGCTGCTGACGCCCGAGCTGAGTTCCAGGGCCTGCGCGGGGTTGCGTTCAGCAGCTCTCCTGGTCGATCCCGGCGACTACGCCCAGACCCTGGAGGCGCAGACCGCGTCCACCGGGGCGAGAATCCTCCACGACGTCACCGTCACCCGCATCAGGCGCGGTGACGGGGCAACCGAGGTGGCGTTCCGATGGAACCTGGCCTGGTCGCGGGACCTGGAGGTGATGACCGCGCACGCCGTCGTCGACACCCTCGGGGTGAGTCCCTGGGGGGCGGTGGCCGGCATCGGGCAGCCGCAGTACGTGCCGGCCCTGCGGTTGCGGGGCGTCGCGGTTCCCAGGGAGGTGACGCTGCTCGCGGGCCCGCCGGTCTGGCTGATCCGGCCCATCGGCGGCGAGGTGTTGCTGCTCGGCTCCAAATGCGCTCGCATCCAGGTCCAGGATGCCGCCGTGGCGCTGTCCAACTGGGCTGCCACCGAGTTTGGGGCCACAGACTCGACGCCCGGGCAGCTCATCATCGATCCCAGTGACCACGGCCGCCCCGTCGTCGGCGCCTCCGCCATTCCCGGCGGGTTCTACACCCGCGGCAACGGCCGCGGTGAGCTGATGAATGGCACCGCGTCGGGCTGCTACCTGGCGGCCCTGCTGCTGGGCACCGGCGCTGCCCGCGGCGTGTCGCTGCCCTGGGCCTCGAAGCTGCGCGCTGGGGCCGGACGCCTGCTGAAACGCCGCCGCCCCGCCGGCTGA
- a CDS encoding TatD family hydrolase has translation MSLPEHLPAAPEALPAHVIDNHTHLGSTAEYSGLEVAQSLDAAAAAGVLGVVDVGCDLPSSRAAAALAAADPRVRAAVAIHPNDAARCFQGGGLAALDEELAELPALASLPGVVAVGETGLDYYRTRDPQGQQAQAHSFRAHIALARQKDLTLVIHDRDAHADVLRILDSGERPGRVVMHCFSGDAGFARECVDRGFWLSYPGVVTFGSAGPLREAAKATPLDRILVETDAPYLTPKPQRGKPNAPYLLPHTVVFLADLLDADLAGFCRQVRANTEAAYATSWGGDA, from the coding sequence ATGAGCCTTCCAGAGCATCTCCCGGCTGCTCCTGAGGCGCTTCCTGCGCATGTCATCGACAATCACACCCATCTGGGATCCACCGCCGAGTATTCCGGACTTGAGGTGGCGCAGTCCCTCGATGCGGCCGCGGCCGCCGGGGTGCTGGGTGTGGTCGATGTCGGCTGCGACCTGCCTTCATCGCGCGCCGCCGCTGCCCTGGCGGCTGCCGACCCCAGGGTCCGGGCCGCCGTCGCCATCCACCCGAATGACGCGGCACGCTGCTTCCAGGGCGGCGGCCTGGCGGCCCTCGACGAAGAGCTGGCGGAACTGCCGGCGCTCGCGTCGCTGCCGGGCGTGGTGGCCGTCGGTGAGACCGGGCTGGACTACTACCGCACCCGCGACCCTCAGGGGCAGCAGGCGCAGGCCCACAGCTTCCGCGCCCACATTGCCCTGGCGCGACAGAAGGACCTCACCCTCGTGATCCACGACCGGGACGCCCACGCCGACGTGCTGAGGATCCTCGACTCCGGGGAGCGCCCCGGGAGGGTCGTGATGCACTGCTTCTCCGGGGACGCCGGCTTCGCCCGGGAGTGCGTGGACCGTGGCTTCTGGCTGTCGTACCCGGGGGTGGTGACCTTCGGATCGGCGGGGCCGCTGCGGGAGGCCGCGAAGGCGACACCTCTGGACCGCATTCTCGTGGAGACCGACGCGCCCTATCTCACGCCGAAACCGCAGCGCGGCAAGCCGAACGCGCCCTACCTGCTACCCCATACGGTCGTATTCCTGGCTGATCTGCTGGACGCCGACCTGGCCGGCTTCTGCCGCCAGGTGAGGGCCAACACCGAGGCGGCCTACGCCACGAGCTGGGGCGGCGATGCCTGA